A genomic window from Gemmatimonadaceae bacterium includes:
- a CDS encoding TerC/Alx family metal homeostasis membrane protein gives MIWIWVGFLLFVGIVLALDLGVFNRTPHAPSLREALLFTAGTIVMALGFTVFVYFAYDGHWLGLGNAVDPVGQQVNDGRLAAVKFLTGYVVELSLSMDNVFVIALIFQHLKVPAMYQHRVLFWGILGALAMRGAMIGIGAQLVARYHWILYFFGAFLVITAVRMLWRKEEEHEAEVESIVVRWLRRHFPVTERYHEQHFVVEMNGRKFLTPLAVALVLVETTDLIFAVDSIPAIFAITADPFLVFTSNVFAILCLRSLYFGLAGLIEKFRYLKVSLALVLGIVGVKMLGMKWIKEWLGDDTNFWLLGIIFAVLIGGGIASWAADRGDQRRAA, from the coding sequence GTGATCTGGATCTGGGTCGGTTTCCTGCTCTTCGTCGGCATCGTCCTCGCCCTCGACCTCGGCGTCTTCAATCGCACGCCGCACGCCCCGTCGCTGCGGGAGGCGCTCCTCTTTACGGCCGGCACCATCGTGATGGCGCTGGGCTTCACCGTGTTCGTGTACTTCGCGTACGACGGACACTGGCTTGGGCTCGGCAACGCCGTGGACCCCGTGGGCCAGCAAGTGAACGACGGCCGCCTCGCCGCGGTGAAGTTCTTGACCGGGTACGTGGTCGAGTTGTCGCTCAGCATGGACAACGTGTTCGTCATCGCGCTGATCTTTCAGCACTTGAAGGTCCCGGCGATGTACCAGCATCGGGTGCTGTTCTGGGGCATCCTCGGCGCGCTGGCGATGCGCGGCGCGATGATCGGCATCGGCGCGCAGCTCGTCGCGCGCTACCACTGGATCCTCTACTTCTTCGGCGCCTTCCTTGTCATCACCGCCGTGCGAATGCTCTGGCGCAAGGAGGAGGAGCACGAGGCCGAGGTCGAGAGCATCGTGGTGCGCTGGTTGCGACGCCATTTTCCGGTGACCGAGCGCTACCACGAGCAGCACTTCGTGGTGGAGATGAACGGCCGCAAGTTCCTGACGCCGTTGGCGGTGGCGCTCGTTCTGGTGGAGACGACGGACCTGATCTTCGCGGTGGACTCGATTCCGGCCATCTTCGCAATCACGGCCGACCCGTTCCTGGTGTTCACGTCGAACGTTTTTGCGATTCTTTGCCTGCGCAGCCTGTACTTTGGCCTCGCTGGGCTGATTGAGAAGTTCCGCTACCTGAAGGTCTCGCTGGCTTTGGTTCTCGGGATTGTCGGAGTAAAGATGCTCGGGATGAAGTGGATTAAGGAGTGGCTTGGTGACGACACGAACTTCTGGCTCCTGGGCATCATCTTCGCTG
- a CDS encoding acyl-CoA desaturase, whose amino-acid sequence MSHAAEYHDDIIYPNTIAFILVHLAPLAAFWSGVTTTSVILAITLYVVRMFGITAGYHRYFSHRSFKTSRLGQFLFALLAMSSTQKSVLWWAALHRHHHRHSDEEDDVHSPLHRGFFYSHVGWIFDKKHDATRVEEVPDLAKYPELRFLDRHQLLPAIGLAILCFAIDGWSGLFIGFFASTAVLYHGTFFINSLAHVHGSQRYVTGDTSRNNWWLAVITLGEGWHNNHHAYQRSTRQGFRWYEFDPTYYALKVMSWLGLVWDLGEPPAEVVRNERRLGAAVLERVSRQLAEQYAQTRAEAVTALQHARDHFHAHPKVIELRARLAAGQARAEESWHELQSHLPHLPALPSLAEVRARVLQAYADSPSTDEIAARVRQLLAERWSAEVFPELGVAPA is encoded by the coding sequence TTGAGCCACGCCGCCGAGTATCACGACGACATCATCTATCCGAACACGATCGCCTTCATCCTGGTGCACCTGGCACCGTTGGCGGCGTTCTGGAGCGGCGTCACGACGACCTCCGTGATTCTGGCCATCACGCTGTACGTCGTGCGGATGTTCGGCATCACGGCGGGCTACCACCGCTACTTCTCGCACCGGTCCTTCAAGACGTCGCGGCTCGGGCAGTTCCTGTTCGCCCTGCTCGCGATGAGCTCAACGCAGAAGTCGGTGCTGTGGTGGGCCGCACTGCATCGGCACCACCACCGGCATTCTGACGAAGAAGATGACGTGCACTCGCCGCTGCACCGCGGCTTCTTCTACTCGCACGTCGGCTGGATCTTCGACAAGAAGCACGATGCCACGCGCGTCGAGGAGGTCCCCGACCTCGCCAAGTATCCGGAGCTGCGCTTCCTGGACCGGCACCAGCTGCTGCCGGCCATTGGGCTGGCCATCCTGTGCTTCGCCATCGATGGATGGTCGGGCCTGTTCATCGGGTTCTTCGCCAGCACGGCCGTGCTCTATCACGGCACGTTCTTCATCAACTCGCTGGCGCACGTGCACGGCTCGCAGCGCTACGTCACCGGCGACACCTCGCGCAACAACTGGTGGCTCGCGGTCATCACGCTGGGCGAGGGTTGGCACAACAACCACCACGCCTACCAGCGTTCGACGCGACAGGGCTTCCGCTGGTACGAGTTCGATCCCACCTACTACGCCCTCAAGGTGATGTCCTGGCTGGGGCTGGTGTGGGATCTCGGCGAACCGCCGGCAGAGGTGGTGCGCAACGAACGGCGCCTCGGCGCCGCCGTGCTCGAGCGCGTCTCACGCCAGTTGGCGGAGCAGTACGCGCAGACGCGAGCCGAGGCAGTCACGGCCCTGCAGCACGCACGCGACCACTTCCACGCGCATCCCAAGGTGATCGAGCTGCGCGCTCGGCTCGCGGCGGGGCAGGCACGGGCCGAGGAGAGCTGGCACGAGCTCCAGTCGCACTTGCCGCACCTGCCCGCGCTGCCGTCGCTGGCCGAAGTCCGGGCGCGTGTCCTGCAGGCCTACGCCGACTCGCCGTCCACTGACGAGATTGCGGCGCGCGTACGCCAGTTGCTGGCCGAGCGCTGGAGCGCTGAGGTGTTTCCGGAGCTCGGGGTCGCTCCGGCCTGA
- a CDS encoding dienelactone hydrolase family protein, whose product MRFRPLTLALLPLAASLAACSVQSGSAAEQQGAAIPAGAANVAERLQNSPRHAEWAMIPSAPGARDSIAAWIVYPERRDNAPVVVVIHEIFGLSSWVKGVADQLAADGFIAIAPDLLSLERGGGTSDSMPYDAARAMIQRVTPDKMNAMVAAVGQYGMNLPAARKVYGVVGYCWGGSASFNHAVFNAPGLKAAVVYYGSSPSAEDIAKVRIPVLGLYGENDQRVNATIARADSTMKATGATFEQRTYEGAGHGFLRAQDQAANLAATRRAWPETLAWFRRHLN is encoded by the coding sequence ATGCGATTCCGTCCGCTCACGCTCGCCCTCCTCCCGCTCGCGGCTAGCCTCGCCGCGTGCTCCGTCCAGTCCGGCTCGGCTGCCGAACAGCAGGGCGCTGCGATTCCCGCAGGCGCGGCGAATGTGGCCGAGCGCCTGCAGAACAGCCCGCGCCACGCTGAATGGGCGATGATTCCCTCAGCGCCGGGCGCGCGCGATTCCATCGCCGCGTGGATTGTCTACCCCGAGCGGCGCGACAACGCGCCCGTGGTCGTCGTCATCCACGAGATCTTCGGCCTCTCCTCGTGGGTAAAGGGCGTGGCCGACCAGCTGGCGGCGGACGGCTTCATCGCCATCGCGCCGGACCTTCTGTCCCTCGAGCGCGGTGGCGGTACCAGCGACTCGATGCCCTACGATGCCGCGCGGGCGATGATCCAGCGCGTGACGCCGGACAAGATGAACGCGATGGTGGCGGCGGTCGGGCAGTATGGGATGAACCTGCCGGCGGCACGAAAGGTCTACGGGGTGGTGGGCTACTGCTGGGGCGGGTCGGCCTCGTTCAACCACGCCGTGTTCAACGCCCCGGGACTGAAGGCGGCCGTGGTGTACTATGGCTCGTCGCCGAGCGCCGAGGACATCGCCAAGGTGCGGATCCCGGTGCTCGGCCTCTACGGCGAGAACGACCAGCGCGTGAACGCGACCATTGCGCGCGCCGACTCCACGATGAAGGCGACAGGTGCCACCTTCGAGCAGCGCACGTACGAAGGGGCGGGTCACGGATTCCTGCGGGCGCAGGATCAGGCGGCGAACCTCGCGGCGACGCGCCGGGCCTGGCCTGAGACGCTGGCCTGGTTCCGCCGGCACCTCAACTGA
- the mnmG gene encoding tRNA uridine-5-carboxymethylaminomethyl(34) synthesis enzyme MnmG encodes MATAVHDVDVCVIGGGHAGAEAATAAARRGARTVLLTTSLDTIGQLSCNPAMGGIAKGTVIREIDALGGVMGRATDLATIQFRMLNRSKGPAVWAPRAQADRGLYRRAVRQLLEAQSDLLLVQGNAERLVLGADGTVAGVLTTDGRLIAARAVVITTGTFLRGRIHIGTGAAVSGGRAGEAATVALAEQFAELGVQTERFKTGTPPRIDGRSVDLHRMEPQESEIEAFDYSWSAYWDRPRREGSLTRHPDQVRCFITYVEDAAKTVVQERLHESAMYGGAIGTRGPRYCPSIEDKIVRFPDAERHQLFLEPEGLDTHEMYVNGLSTSLPVDAQLALLHAVPGMERAVMTRPGYAIEYDYVPPTQLRPTLELRALPGLFLAGQINGTTGYEEAGGQGVVAGLNAAAHARSLEPVTIGRDRAYIGVLVDDLVTRGVDEPYRLFTSRSEFRLTVRQDNAIPRLYPLAERLGLLDARERRCAERRLADETTAAQLAESTRVTPEAAESVLLAVGERALSHAVPIVEVARRQKVALLDLFAAAGVGRDLAPDAVTTADLEIKYAGYLAREHAAAARLQRMAELPLAEDLSYEAFITVSVEARQKLSRRRPATVAEAASIPGVSPADLQNLLFELGKW; translated from the coding sequence ATGGCCACAGCGGTGCACGACGTCGACGTGTGTGTGATTGGTGGCGGGCACGCCGGGGCGGAGGCCGCCACGGCCGCGGCGCGCCGCGGCGCACGCACCGTCCTGCTCACGACGTCGCTCGACACCATCGGCCAGCTCTCCTGCAATCCCGCGATGGGCGGCATCGCCAAGGGGACGGTCATCCGTGAGATCGACGCCCTCGGCGGCGTGATGGGCCGTGCGACTGACCTCGCGACGATCCAGTTCCGGATGCTGAACCGCAGCAAGGGGCCCGCCGTGTGGGCACCGCGCGCGCAGGCAGACCGCGGATTGTACCGGCGCGCGGTCCGGCAGCTGCTCGAGGCGCAGTCAGACCTGCTCTTGGTGCAGGGCAACGCTGAGCGGCTGGTCCTGGGGGCGGATGGTACCGTCGCCGGCGTGCTGACGACCGATGGGCGGCTCATCGCGGCGCGCGCCGTGGTCATCACGACCGGAACGTTCCTGCGCGGGCGGATCCACATCGGGACGGGCGCTGCGGTCTCCGGCGGCCGAGCCGGCGAGGCAGCGACGGTGGCACTCGCCGAACAGTTCGCCGAGCTCGGCGTCCAGACAGAGCGATTCAAGACCGGCACGCCACCGCGCATTGACGGCCGCTCCGTGGACCTGCACCGGATGGAACCGCAGGAGAGCGAGATCGAGGCCTTCGACTACTCGTGGTCGGCGTACTGGGACCGCCCGCGGCGTGAGGGTAGCCTTACGCGGCATCCGGACCAGGTGCGCTGCTTCATCACGTACGTGGAGGACGCGGCCAAGACGGTGGTGCAGGAACGACTGCACGAATCCGCGATGTACGGCGGCGCTATCGGCACGCGCGGGCCCCGGTACTGCCCAAGCATCGAAGACAAGATCGTGCGCTTCCCCGACGCCGAACGGCACCAGCTCTTTCTGGAACCGGAGGGGCTCGACACGCACGAGATGTACGTCAACGGGCTGTCGACCTCGTTGCCGGTGGATGCCCAGCTCGCGTTGCTGCACGCGGTACCCGGAATGGAGCGCGCGGTGATGACGCGTCCGGGCTATGCGATCGAGTACGACTACGTACCGCCGACGCAGCTGCGGCCGACGCTGGAGCTGCGAGCGCTGCCGGGGCTCTTCCTCGCCGGGCAGATCAACGGCACCACCGGGTACGAGGAAGCCGGCGGGCAGGGCGTCGTCGCGGGCTTGAACGCAGCCGCGCACGCGCGTTCCCTCGAGCCGGTGACGATCGGGCGCGACCGCGCCTACATCGGGGTGCTCGTGGACGATCTCGTCACTCGCGGCGTCGACGAACCCTACCGGCTGTTCACCTCGCGATCTGAGTTCCGCCTCACCGTACGCCAGGACAACGCCATTCCGCGGCTGTATCCGCTGGCGGAGCGGCTCGGCCTGCTCGACGCGCGCGAACGCCGTTGCGCAGAGCGTCGGCTGGCGGACGAGACGACGGCCGCGCAGCTGGCAGAGTCGACTCGGGTGACACCCGAGGCCGCGGAGTCCGTGCTGCTGGCCGTGGGCGAGCGTGCACTCAGCCACGCGGTACCGATCGTCGAGGTCGCGAGGCGTCAAAAAGTAGCGCTCCTCGACTTATTCGCTGCGGCCGGCGTCGGTCGGGACCTCGCGCCGGATGCCGTCACCACCGCTGACCTCGAGATCAAGTACGCTGGCTACCTGGCACGCGAGCACGCTGCGGCTGCACGGCTGCAGCGAATGGCGGAGTTGCCGCTCGCCGAGGATCTGTCGTACGAGGCGTTCATCACGGTGAGCGTCGAGGCGCGGCAGAAGCTCTCGCGGCGGCGGCCGGCCACGGTGGCGGAGGCCGCGAGCATTCCGGGGGTGAGCCCGGCGGATCTGCAGAACCTGCTATTCGAGCTCGGGAAGTGGTGA
- a CDS encoding SIMPL domain-containing protein (The SIMPL domain is named for its presence in mouse protein SIMPL (signalling molecule that associates with mouse pelle-like kinase). Bacterial member BP26, from Brucella, was shown to assemble into a channel-like structure, while YggE from E. coli has been associated with resistance to oxidative stress.), translating to MMSRVFGLVRATALLAVAGAGGALPLSAQVVGAGAPATGPALMVSAEAEVMVAPDRAHVGISVETRGRTPQLAGSENARIQAAVIDAIRRHGVASAQIQTRALQVNPEQQYPREGGRPTVIGYIARNYVSVEIRDLAKIGAIVDAALSQGATNVSGPNFALANPDSARREALDAAVRKALADAQVMARAAGVRLGPILELSTAGADVQPIAGMRMERMLASPNAVSSETQVESGLIPVSASVRIKVAILP from the coding sequence ATGATGTCACGGGTATTCGGGTTGGTTCGCGCGACGGCGCTGCTGGCGGTCGCGGGCGCGGGCGGCGCGCTGCCACTCTCGGCGCAGGTGGTCGGCGCAGGCGCCCCTGCAACGGGACCGGCGTTGATGGTGAGTGCAGAGGCGGAGGTGATGGTCGCACCGGATCGGGCACACGTGGGGATTTCCGTCGAGACGCGTGGGCGGACACCTCAGCTCGCCGGAAGCGAGAACGCCCGGATCCAGGCGGCTGTGATCGATGCAATTCGGCGCCACGGCGTGGCGAGTGCACAGATCCAGACACGCGCGCTGCAGGTGAACCCAGAGCAACAGTATCCGAGGGAAGGCGGACGGCCGACCGTGATTGGGTACATTGCCCGCAATTACGTGAGCGTGGAGATTCGCGACCTGGCAAAGATTGGCGCGATTGTGGACGCGGCGCTCTCGCAGGGTGCCACCAACGTCTCGGGACCGAACTTCGCCCTTGCCAACCCAGATTCGGCGCGGCGCGAGGCCCTCGACGCGGCCGTGCGCAAGGCGCTGGCCGATGCGCAGGTTATGGCTCGGGCGGCAGGGGTGCGCCTCGGGCCGATTCTCGAACTCTCCACCGCGGGTGCGGACGTCCAACCGATTGCCGGAATGCGGATGGAGCGAATGCTGGCGAGTCCGAACGCAGTTTCCAGCGAGACCCAGGTGGAGTCCGGGCTTATCCCCGTCAGCGCGAGCGTCCGGATCAAAGTGGCAATATTGCCGTAG